A stretch of Candidatus Neomarinimicrobiota bacterium DNA encodes these proteins:
- a CDS encoding phosphatase PAP2 family protein: protein MKSKRNAAGLLILCFLVCQPLFTRGQSLRSHAKSYPRYLINGAVEVVSDITSQVILGAAAVSVIALHRYDWAVRDYSQDNGLMANELSHRLDKYGGGWAYPALLLGVGLESMGRDDAAARVKYAFTSLAVTGLSTDLIKRASARHRPDGSDARSFPSGHTSGSFAVAAVVDELYGHWLGYPAYVVAALVGAHRIHADKHWLTDVIAGAALGTVIGRGFSIVYREEAVNDQIGVVPWATNRTVSFRIIIPIN, encoded by the coding sequence GTGAAATCGAAACGGAACGCCGCCGGTCTTCTGATACTTTGCTTCTTAGTGTGTCAGCCGCTTTTCACACGGGGACAGTCTCTCAGAAGTCATGCGAAGAGCTATCCGCGCTACCTCATCAATGGTGCCGTTGAGGTTGTTAGCGACATAACGAGCCAGGTGATTCTTGGGGCCGCCGCCGTGTCAGTCATTGCACTGCATCGCTACGACTGGGCAGTCAGAGATTACAGTCAAGACAACGGTCTGATGGCAAATGAACTGTCGCACAGGCTTGACAAGTACGGCGGCGGCTGGGCCTATCCTGCCCTGCTGCTGGGGGTTGGACTGGAATCGATGGGGAGAGATGATGCAGCAGCGAGGGTGAAATACGCCTTCACTTCTCTGGCTGTGACGGGATTGTCCACTGACTTGATCAAGAGAGCCAGCGCACGGCACAGACCTGACGGCAGCGATGCTCGTTCTTTTCCTTCTGGTCACACATCGGGAAGTTTCGCGGTGGCAGCGGTGGTGGATGAGTTGTACGGGCATTGGCTGGGATATCCGGCCTATGTGGTGGCTGCATTGGTAGGCGCTCACCGAATCCATGCAGATAAGCACTGGCTCACGGACGTCATCGCCGGGGCGGCTCTTGGCACTGTCATTGGCCGAGGGTTCAGCATCGTCTACAGGGAAGAGGCGGTGAATGATCAGATCGGCGTTGTGCCGTGGGCGACAAACAGAACAGTAAGTTTCAGGATAATAATTCCTATCAATTAA